A genomic stretch from Chitinophaga lutea includes:
- a CDS encoding type I restriction-modification system subunit M: MLPDEIKYKVKELWDKFWSGGISNPLNAIEQITYLLFLKQLDEKDQQREKTAEFLNEKYKSIFDGKFTIPSENEKRKAVPKTSLRWSSFTKLPSDEMFDTVQTKVFPFIKQLNGQNSHFTKHMQSASFLIPSPRLLAEAVKKIDEIFIELEKEKRFIDAQGDFYEELLRELNTSGKNGQFRTPTHIIELIIELVQPKLGSKIADPACGTAGFLIGAYKYIITSQTSAQYCQPDENGFLRGSIADKLVSKQARKELEEDTFFGFDIDPTMIRIGLMNLMMHGISVPKIDYNDTLSKNYNEDECYDMVLANPPFTGNIDKGDLNPTFSINTTKSELLFLERIYKMLRPGGTAAVIVPQGVLFGSGSAFRKIRQLLLDNCKLSAIISLPSGVFKPYAGVATAILVFTKGGESENVWFYDMISDGRTLDDKRSELFKGNGDRDYGDLHEIITQYRSKDKSTNRRLRHFIVPTSEIVANEYDFSFKRYREEFFEELETEDPQKILLQLSELEKEIQDGLNELKSIFQ, encoded by the coding sequence ATGCTTCCGGATGAAATTAAGTATAAAGTAAAAGAACTCTGGGATAAATTTTGGAGTGGAGGTATAAGTAATCCGCTAAATGCCATCGAACAGATAACCTATTTATTGTTCTTAAAACAATTAGATGAAAAAGATCAGCAGAGAGAGAAGACAGCAGAATTTCTAAATGAAAAATATAAGTCGATTTTTGATGGGAAATTTACGATTCCAAGTGAAAACGAAAAAAGGAAAGCAGTCCCGAAGACTTCTTTACGATGGAGTAGTTTTACCAAATTACCTTCGGATGAAATGTTCGATACCGTTCAAACAAAAGTATTTCCTTTTATAAAACAACTGAATGGGCAAAATTCGCATTTCACGAAGCACATGCAAAGCGCTTCCTTCCTAATTCCCAGTCCGCGACTTTTAGCAGAGGCAGTAAAAAAAATTGATGAGATCTTTATTGAACTTGAAAAGGAAAAACGATTTATTGATGCACAAGGCGACTTTTATGAAGAACTTCTTCGGGAACTTAACACATCAGGTAAGAATGGTCAATTTAGGACACCGACTCACATAATAGAATTGATAATAGAGTTAGTACAACCTAAGCTAGGTAGTAAGATAGCGGATCCTGCTTGTGGAACCGCAGGTTTTTTGATTGGAGCTTATAAATACATAATCACCAGTCAAACGAGTGCGCAGTATTGCCAACCGGACGAAAACGGATTTCTACGAGGGTCTATTGCAGACAAGCTAGTAAGCAAACAGGCGAGAAAGGAATTGGAAGAAGATACATTTTTTGGCTTTGACATTGATCCCACGATGATTCGGATTGGGTTAATGAATTTAATGATGCATGGTATTTCCGTCCCAAAAATTGATTACAATGATACACTAAGCAAGAATTACAACGAAGATGAGTGTTACGACATGGTATTAGCAAACCCTCCTTTTACAGGAAACATAGATAAAGGAGATTTGAATCCTACTTTTTCGATAAATACCACTAAAAGTGAATTACTATTCCTTGAGAGAATATATAAGATGTTGCGCCCAGGAGGAACTGCCGCTGTTATTGTGCCTCAGGGAGTGCTTTTTGGTAGTGGATCTGCATTTAGGAAAATTCGTCAACTACTGCTAGATAATTGTAAGCTTAGTGCAATAATAAGTTTGCCAAGTGGGGTATTTAAACCTTATGCTGGCGTAGCAACCGCAATATTAGTTTTCACCAAGGGTGGAGAAAGTGAAAATGTGTGGTTCTATGATATGATAAGTGATGGCCGAACTTTAGATGACAAACGGTCTGAATTGTTTAAGGGAAACGGGGATCGCGATTATGGAGATTTGCATGAAATAATAACACAATACAGGTCCAAAGATAAAAGTACAAATAGGAGGCTAAGACACTTTATCGTTCCTACTTCAGAAATTGTTGCCAATGAATATGACTTTAGTTTTAAAAGGTATAGGGAAGAGTTTTTTGAAGAACTGGAAACCGAAGATCCTCAAAAAATACTATTACAATTATCTGAATTAGAGAAAGAAATACAGGATGGACTGAACGAGTTAAAATCAATTTTTCAATGA